Genomic window (Nicotiana sylvestris chromosome 7, ASM39365v2, whole genome shotgun sequence):
TTTGTTGTACCTAATCAATATGCTATGTGTCTTTAGTTCAAACACACCTTGTCGAGGCAGTGCATCATTGAGTTTTGCATATTTTTCCCGCATGGCTTCTTATATTCTTGAGCATAGGATCTGGAACTCTTTCAATTCTAATTAGTATTACATGTCTGTATATTGGGAGGAAAGCAGTAGAATTATATTGGTTAGGAAAACATAAGGCATCGATGTGATGAATGCACAGGAAGTCTATGGGGAATACTAATTGAAGGAAAATAAATGCTCCGTTAAGATGATTGGGAGGAGTCAAAATTGCATAAGTTTACTGCCTAAGTCTACTTTCAAAATGTGGAAGGTTCATTGTagattttgagaagaagaaaaggcTTCTTATATTTTTGTGTGTGTTTACATCCCATGAGCAAGAGAATTTATACAAAGCTCCTAatgctaattaaggaaataaaataaatctattcAACCAATCCAgctatcaaatcaaatcaaataaaatcagatttcctaaatataatcaaatctcctAAAATCATGCTGATCAACACTCCTAAATCAAATATCCTTGAATCATGCTaatcaacactccccctcaagttggTGCAAAGATGCCGCATGACCAACTTGCAACTCAAAGTATGGAAAGTTCGCTTGTTGAGACCTTTGGTAAATACATTAACTAGTTGTTTTTCCGATGacacatgaaacaaactcaaGACACCAGTTGTGACTTTTTCTTTGATGAAGTGTCGATCAATTTCCACATGATTTGTTCGGTCATACTGGACTGGATTATGAGCTATATTGATGGCAGCCTTCTTGTCACAATACAAGGAAAGTTTTCTTTTTTCAGATGGTCTCAACTCCTGTTGTAGCTTTTGTAGCCAAGGTAGTTCGCAAATATCCTGGGCCATAACTCTATATTCTGCCTCCGCACTTGATCTAGCAACTACATTTTGCGTCTTGCTTTTCCAAGTAACCAAGTTTCCTCCTACGAGCGTACAATAGCCGTAAGTTGATCTTTTGTCATCTAGAGATCCAACCCAATCCGCTTCTGTAAAGGCTTCTATTTGGAGGTGGTCATGTTTGGAGAAAAGTAGACTTTTCCCTGGAGCAGACTTCAGGTACCGCAAAATATGAAAGACAACTTGCATATGAGGATCTCGGGGATCATGCATGAACTGACTCACAAGGCTAACTGAATAGACTATGTTTGGTCTAGTGTGGGAGAGATAAATGAGTCTTCCAACCAACCTCTGATATCTCTCCTTATCAACTGACTCTGTAACTCCGCTTTGTAACTTGTGATTGCTTTCAATGGACGATTTTGTGGGCTTGTAACCTGTCATACCAGTTTCTTTCAAGAGATCCAGAATATACTTCCTTTGAGAAATAAAGATTTCTCTTTCGGATCTAGCAACCTCAATTCCCAAGAAGTACTGCAATTTTCCTAGTTCCTTGATCTCAAATTTATGTGCGAACAACTTCTTCAATCGGGCCATCTTCTTTTGATCATCTTCGGTCATTACTATGTTATCAACATAAATTACGAGAAGAGTGACTTTACTCGTTTGATATCAGCATTGCTTTGTTGGTAACCGAATGAGATCATTGCTCTGATGAATTTGTCAAACCAAgctctaggggattgcttcagtGTGTACAAGGCTTTCTTCAATCTGCATACCTTTCTTTGACTCTGTGCAATATCAAATCCAGGAGGAATCTCCATATACACCTCTTCTTCTTAGTCTCCAGGAAGAAATGCATTCTTCACATCAAACTGTTGCATGTCCCATTCAAGATTAGCTGCACACGACAAAAGAATTCTAATAGTGTCCATCTTGGCAACATGAGCAAATGTCTCATGATAATCCACTCAATAAGTCTTAGTGAATCCCTTAACTACCAATCTTGCTTTGAATCTTTCAATTGAGCAATAAGCTTTGTGCTTCACAGTGAAGACCCATTTGCAGCCAACCAACTTCTTGTCTGATGGTGAAGTGACAAGTTCCCGAgtctttttttttgataaggtctTCATTTCTTCAATCATAGCTAGCTTCCATTTAGGATCTACAAAAGCTTCCCTCCAATTCTGGGGAATAGACACAGAAGAAATGGACAAGGCAAAGACTTTGTAGGAGGGAGACAAAGAATTATAGGAGACAAAATTAGATAAAGGGTGTTTGGTGGTGCAAAATCTGACTCCTTTTTTATGAGCAATAAGCACTTCTAACTCATTAGGAAATGTAAATAACTCACTAGTAGAAGCAGATTCAGCTTCGGTAGATTGCATGATGGTTTCTTCTGCTCTATTTCTCTTTGAGTAAGTTTTCAAATCAGGCCTATCCAAATGCCCAATAGTCTCCCCCTGAATTCTTTCTCCAATTTCACTTTCCCCTGTGACTCTCATTAAGAGGTCCAGTAATAGAACTAGGTAGAATCACCTCTTCCTACTCTCGCCCTGAAGAGGTGATGAGGTAATACTGAAATAAGGCTCAGATTCTCGAAAGGTAACATCCATGCTAACAAAAGATCTCCTAGAGGGAGGATGATAACATTTATAACCTTTATGTGTCGGAGAATACCCAATAAAAACACACTTTATCTCTAGGATCAAGTTTCCCAAAATTTCTAGTGTGGATAAAGCAAACACACCCAAGCACTAGTGTAAGGACAACTAGTCTGATGGACTATCCCATTGGACTCCAAATAAGCACCAAATCTTTTATCCATGTATTTACTACCATTGTCAATTCTAAGATTTTTGTTTTGGCATCAACCTGAGTACAAATCATCTTATGAAATGACTGAAAACAAGAGAAAACTTCGCTTTTAGCTTTTAACAAATATACCCAAGTCATCCTAGTGCAACAATCAATGAAAGTAACAAACCATCGACTAGCAGACAAAGAAATAGTTCGGGTTGGACCCCATACATTAGAATGAATAGTCATAAACGGAGTTGTGCTTCTATTATCATTCACAGGATGAGAGTTTCTAGTATGCTTGGTATATTCACACGCATCACAGAACAAAGATTCAAATCGAGTCCTTGAAAACAAATCGGGATATAACTTCTTCAAAACAAAAAATGATGGATGTCCTAATCGTCTATGCCGCTGTATTATTTCTTGGTTGACATACTTACTTTCCCCAAAAAAGGCTTGACCAGAGTTTTGAATTCCATCTAATATAGACAAGTCATCATGCAATCTACCACTGACAATCATTTTCCTTGTTTGAAGATCCTAAAAAATACAATGATTGGGAAAGAACTCGATTTTACAGTTTAGAGTTTTGGTGATGACACTAATAGTTAAAAGGTTGACATGGAACTCAGGGACATGGAGCACAAATGATAGTTTAATATTAGGAGTACAAATGACTGAACTTGTTCCAGAGATACGTGTTTAAGAACCAGTGGCTATTTTAACATTGTCTCCTTTGGGATACAGAGAATGATTTTGAATGCCTTTAGAAGAGCCTGTCATGTGTTATTTGCACAAAAATCAACAATTCAAGAATTAAGGTGAGCAACAAAGGAAGTACCTAATTGCACATGATTGGATGTGGCAACATTAGCGTAGTCAAATTTGGCTTGGAGGCGACGAAAAAACTGAATTTCATCCGAAGACAAGATTTCTCGAAAAACCATCTCCTTGAATGTCTCCATATTTCTGCCAAATCAaaggaaatttgaaaaaaattgcTCAAATATAATCTGCCTCGCTGGAAACCAAATCTGTCTCGAGCGAACCTTAGCTCCGGTGAATGGAAAAATTAAAACTGGTAAGGATATGCTCGGAAGATCCAGCAACcctaatagaaaagaaaattccaaaaaaaaacttACCAGGAGTTTGTGTTGTGGACAGCCACCAAGAGAGAGAAAACTCGACCTCTTTGATAAAAACGGAACCCTAGTGCTGCGAGGGAGATAACGCACCTTAAAAAGGCAGcaatggctctgataccatgtagaTTTTGAGAAGAGGAAAAGGCTTCTTATATTTCTGTGTGTGTTTACATCCCATGGGTAAGGAAATTTATGCAAAGCTCTTAatgctaattaaggaaataaaataaaccTATACAATCAATCCAGCtatcaaatcaaataaaatcaaatcTCCTGAAACCATGCTAATCAACTAAGTTGCTCCGACATGGCAATTTATGTGCCACACCCGTGTCAACACGACACTAGTACGGGTGTGGGTATGAGATCTATATCGGTTCTGGTCAAAcaattttgggtactttgacAGCGATGGCGAAAAATTTGAGACGAGATACAATTTGATTCCCGAAATCAGAACCAAAACTCGGTTAAATTTGAACAAAATAGCATACCTTTTTTAGGAAATCAATCctttacttatctacaacttgagaataGAAAAGAAATTCATACTTTACAAGCTATACATAAGTATTTCACAAAATTTATTataatttagagatatttttatattttttgaattattttagcCAGATCCCCGCACCCGTATCCGTACTAGGATCCCTATCCCCGAATCTTAGAATTTACATCTCGAAGGATCTGACCTCTAGATCCGCACCCGTGTCAGACACCCGCACccgtgtccgagcaacttagcTAATCAATACTCCTAAATCTAATCTCCTTGAATCATGCTATTCAACATTCATAAACACGAACACCCAATGAAATGAATCAAATATTCAAGTACCTTTAAAAAAAACTTGCAAGTcctttatttttctaattttgctcCTTCCGTACATCCGAGACATTTGTCATGAATAATATCCTAAACATTCCTGCGACAGTTGCATAAGTTTCATCTGAATCAAGAACAGCAATCTGTAAATTCCTATTTGACCTATATAAAGTCAATCAATGGAAGTTCTTAATGTACACATTCTGCCTTATGTACTATGTGCAACCTGATATTTTACATTTCTTTGGACCAGTGAGTTTAAGCTGGCTGCAATGTTTTATGCCTAATTTATTTCCCCTTGAACTTTGTCGCCAGCTGGTTGTGGGGTACTGTCTATTTAGCACTGTTTCTGTCTTGCATGAGTTATGCTGAAAATTTACTCTACTATTTTCTTAATTACTTTAATTTTCTTCTATTAGATATATATAAAGTATGCAAAAAGCTTGTGAGATGAGGAAACGAGGTTGGAGGAGAACATGACATTGTTgtgtttcttcctttttttaacccccccccccccaaaaaaaaaaaaaaccacacATGCACAGACAACCCAAAAAAAATCAGCAATGATATCATACAGCTTTTGTTTACTCTTTACCCAATATTTCTTGTTTTTGGGAGGTGAGCTCTACTTGAGACATGCCCCTAAAATCTTCATCATATGTCCATAATTCAAATCCTGGAATCAGTTGGTGGGCCCGAAAAATTTGTGTATCTACattgtattacttctctcatggTTCGTAAGCAGTTTTTCTTTTCTATCTTATAAATAAACATGTTATTTTACTTATGGAAAAAGCACATACTTTTTGGAGAAACATCGAGTAGGTGGTTGAAAACCAATTTGGCATAATTAGCTCATCACATTTATGTGATCAGGTCGTCCAGCTGCATCTGCTACAGCTCCCCCGAAAGGTCTTGGTATGCAGCTAGGTAAAACACAAAGGGCCAACCAATTTTTGGAATCCCTGAAAGCTGAGGGTGAGGTCATTGTCGAAGATGTCAGACCAAGCATTGGTCAGTCCAAGCCAGCTGCTCCACCACCAACTGATCCAGTCACACTGACTGTTGAAGAGAAGATTAATGTAACATTAAAGCGTGATGGCGGTATCGGCAACTTTGATGTGCAGGGTACCTTGTCTCTCCAAATTCTGAACCAAGAGGATGGATATATCCAAGTTCAGGTACTCTCTCTCTCTGAGCATGTGTAAGCATCCCTTTAAGTTTGATTTTTTTTCCCCATCTGTGGATCTACTTTAAAGGCCCATAAATGGTAATACTGCACATCCCCTTGAAGGCAATGACACCTGTTCGGCAATGGATGTGGCACACACTAGGCACCATTAGTCACATTTCCACTAGTCTTCATTAGATCCAAACAAAGAGGAAGTTAAAAATTCTTGAATTACTGGATATTGGCACCTGGCAAGCACGATCAGGCTATGGCAATATCTAGTACTCTCTGTATTTCAATTTGAATGACacactttccttattagtccgttccaaaaagaatgacaaaGCTTTTGCCCCTTAAGCTTTTAGGACCACACGTTTCAGAAGTCTTTTTTCCTTAAACTTTGTGCCAAGTCAAACTACACCatttaaattgaaacggagggagtaaaatAGTTATGCTAACTTCTTCTGATGTACTGGAAGGAAGTTTAAAGTAATATAAGTTTATGATAAAGTATTACCTATTGCTTCTTGTTGATCTGTCTATGAAACTGCttactttcaaaataaaaagttTATGAGAAAGTATTTCTTTCAAAGAATTGTGTGTCAAATAACGGTTGTATTGAAGGATATAATGAAATTGCTGTAGATGCATTCTGCTGAGTTCTATTGTGGACTGTATAGTGTTTTATAGAAGTTATGAATTGTTACTTATATTCATGATGCCTGTAATCATATAAAGTGTATTGATGTTATGTTATTTACATCTTACTGTGCCCTAATGTATTGTGTTCTGTTTTTTTGTAAAATACTTTGTCCATGAGTTCCTTCGATTTATATCCTCATTCCCCGGTCAGTACCTTGGTTTTTGTAGTTTGTAAATAGAACTTCTATAGAAGGCAGGGTACTTAAGTTATCTATTAAGTTTCTACTTGAATCAAGTGAACTCAGAATATAGTTACAGGCCGTCATGGTTTTGGATCGGATTGTTATTTTGATTGGTCTAGATGCAATTATGATTCCTGACCACGTACTTGTCTGCCTTTTCTTTCTCATATATTTCATCGGGAGCATTAACGCTGATGATAAAAGTCCTTTGCCTACCAAGTATGTGTCATTTGTGTATCTTCATCTGCATCCTAATTCTCTCTGGTTTTCGTTCCATAGTCATCTTTAGACAGCTTCTGTCATATTTTACAGGTAGAATGTATAGTGTCACCATTAGATTTTTGTCTGCCCCTTCCATTTTTATCTCTTTGGGAAAATAAACTTATTGTCTGTTCCTTCTGAAGCTAAACGATTCTCATATTTCTGAATCGTTTGCATCAGACATGGGACTAAGAAGCAATTGGAGGGTGTAAAGCCAAGTGAAGTTTGCATGTGCTTCTTTCTTTTGAATGACTTCTTCTTCATTAAGGAGCAGTAGCAATGCCTTTTCTAGGCTTAACACTTGCCAACAAAGATGAAGACTCAACTAGGCCCATATCAATTTGAAATATTTGTTTAAACATGACTCTGTAGCTCCCAGTTTGCAGGCCTATCTGATCTCAGATGGCAGGGATAATCGTGATGGTTTTGCTTGTGGTAACTTACTTAATGTTATTTGTCATCTGATTCTATATGTTCAGGTTGAAACCAGTGGTAATCCAGGCATCCTCTTCAAAACACACCCAAATATCAATAAGGAGTTATTTTCTAAGGAAAATATTCTAGGCCTCAAAGATCCTAATAGGCCTTTTCCTGCTAATCAATCTGGTGACGGCGTTAATCTCTTGAAGTGGAGAATGCAAAGTGCAGATGAGTCGATTTTACCCTTAACTAGTAAGCATCGTGATATTTGGTTGTTCTTGTCTACATCTCTGTTTATTCATCTTTTACAATTCAATAATGTTTAATCTTTTATAATTAATTTCAACTTTTTCTCAGTTAACTGCTGGCCTTCAGTTTCTGGGAATGAAACCTATGTGAATATTGAGTATGAAACCCCAGCACAGATTGATCTACAGAATGCCGTGATTTCTGTACCTCTCCCAGCTCTCAGGGAGGCCCCACGTATACAGCAGATTGATGGAGAGTGGAGGTGACATTTTAACTTCAAACATTACTCTGCCACTCGGTTATTAAAAGCAGTACCCTTTTATATCAAAGATAAATTCTTGTGGATATTTGGACCAGTGCTTGCACAGATCTCATTGTAATAGAGCTTTTAAGGATGAAATGGTTTTACTAAAGCTGTAAATATATATCTGAGTGCTTGCAAATTCTTAGTGCCTTTTAAGTCAGTTGTATCATACGGTCAAGACAAGGAAGTGGTTTCATGTTTAATTTAACTGTGTGGTGCATGCATAGTGTGTCACCTGCTGCTTCCCCCAATTTTGGTTAGGCTGTTTGCCTAGGTTACTGGGATAAGATTTTTGGAGATTGGAAAATTCCCACTTATTGTGGTTCTTTAATGGGAGGGATGGGTGTGATTTGGTTATTCTTGTTCAATTCCGAACTTCAATTCCCTTTTCTTTCCTAGATGAAGAAACAGTATTCTGTATCTATCTTGTTGCACCTTGTATGAACTATCCACTGATGATAAAAAAGGCATATTTTGGTGTGAATATTGGTTTTGAGTATCGAATTTTTAAGCTTCACTAGTGAATTTGAGTTGTACAGAGAACTGAAACAGTGAATTTAATTGTAGTAGGTGCACCAGTTGCCGATGTATTTTTGCTTTAGTGAAGTTATGCAGCTAAAGCTGTATTGGAGTGGCATGATTACTTTTGGAACAAAATGTGAATGAAAGAAGTGCAATATAAACACGTATAGTCAAAATTGGCAACCAGACTCTGTAACTGCTATCCATGCTTTGTAACTAGTAGTGGCAAACCTAAATCCAGTGAATATGACCAAAACTAGACCAAGTACTGCAAATGTGATTGAGAGAACTGCTGGGGACTTATGTTCCTATGATCACGTGTTCTATTAAGATTCAATAATTTCTCCCATTAATTGCAGGTATGATTCCAGAAATGCTGTTCTGGAGTGGTCTATAGTTCTCATTGACAATTCTAATCGCAGGTTAGCTTATGTCGAAACTTGTTTTTGTACTGAAGCATGTGATTGATCTCTAGTATTTTTTTGTAACTTTAATGTGGAAATGGAAACTTTGCAGTGGATCACTGGAATTTGTTGTTCCAGCAGCAGATCCTGATGTCTTCTTCCCAATTTCTGCCCGTTTTACTGCCTCAAGAACATTCAGTGACCTGAAGGTTTGCACCTGTTTCTACACATGATATTGTGACGCTCCTTTTTCAGCCATTAGGTTGCTGAATATATGCACTATTTCTGCTTACCTGCTTGGGCTATTTGTGTCTGGATAATTTGATGCTTtacttatcaattttcttttatgCTTCTGATTCATGTTCTTTCCTATTTTGATTTCTTTGCATGTGAGCCTTCTTATGTCTGTTCAAGGATCATTCTTGTGTATTTTCCCAAAGAAATCCTGTGGTTGTGGGTGGAATGTAGTTACAACGTTGAGGGAGTTTACCGTGAATTTAGGCAATTGATGTTGCCCAAAGTTATCTCCAATAGGTTGCTAAATATTGTCCATCAGAGTTGGTTGATATGTTGATTCATTGTAATTTTCAGGTTGCCAACATTCTGCCATTGAAAGGTGGATCTGCTCCCAAGTTTTCTCAAAGAATGCTGCTGGCTACCGAGAATTACCATGTCGTGTAACCATAATGGTGGTATGGACAAATGATGTTTGTTTCCCATATAGGATGTTTTTTTTGGCGCCAGTGtatggggggagggggaggggggggggggcgcTTTGGATTTTGGTTTGTACGACGTCTCCTTTTTGTCCTTAGGAAAATTTTGGAACGTGGTCATGCTGAGAGATAGAAATGACGTTAAGTTCTTGTGCATCCATAGCTTAAGGATAATAAACGTTGACCAATCGATTTTGAGAGCATTTACCTGGGCTCCTGAGAATAAAGGTTAGGCCAATTGATCTTAATACCAGTTTCACTATGTTAGATTTCTATTGCTAACATTTTCTTTTGATGAAATACTGTTTCTTCCATTACATCAGAATTCCCTTCCCCCCTATTCATATTATTGCGTTAGCATTTGCCAAAATAATCATCGAACTTAGCCCCAGATCTCAGTAAAGCAGCAAAGCAGAGCGCGTAAAAGTGAAATCAAGAGAACAAAAAACAGCTATATAAAACACGCTCAGCTTCAAACCTAAACCTCACGAAGTTCTCCTGCCTATACAAATGAGCTCTGGCAATTATGCACACTTTCAAGTCTATAAGTAACAGTAATCTGGCAATTATGTTTCTACATCCACAAAGAAGCTCCTCTACTCTGCATGCGTTGGCAAGATTCAAACCACATCCACATGACTTGATTGCATAATGACttttgaccccccccccccccccgccacacaaaaaaagaaaaaaaagaaaaatcaagtaGGCGTTTTGAATAAATTAATAAGAAGGTATGCTGCTAATTTGGCAGAATCTCTCTGATTAGACCAGTAAGTGATTGAAAGTGTACGTTCCGTGCTCAAGAATTAACATTCTACCTGTTAAGATAATGCTCCTAATTTAGTGGATTATATCAATGCACGGGAAACCTCATATGCAGGCAAAGGACCGCAAGACATATTTACATAATCAAAGATAGAATATAGCTCAACAGATCATTTTATTGAGGCATGAATTGCAAATTTGATAGATGGCCAAGAATAACATACAACAAGTATGTCACCTATctttgtagagagagttgatcaACTATAAACATATATACAGTAATTTTTACTAAACTAACAAGGGGCTACACCCTGATCATTTTGGTCACAGGCTCCCTAGTGCCCCCAACAAATCCTTAAGAATGATCTAGTCCAGACTTAGTTATTACAATTTACAAATCAGTTTTAAATTCATCAATCTATCTATTGTCCGTACCTAGTAGCCTTCCACGGGACCTTTTACTTTTTTTCATCATGTGGGAGTTAGAATTAATTCCTGTTTATCTACTTCTATGCATGTGGGGAGGAAAGAAACGTCTGTACTCAGCTACAAAATTTATTTTGTACACGGCGGGGGGTTCTGTTTTTCTCTTAATGGGAGTTTTGGGTCTTGCTTTATATGGTTCTAATGAACCAACATTAAATTTTGAAACATCAGTTAATCAGTCATATCCTGTGGTTTTAGAAATAATATTCTATATTGGATTTTTTATTGCTTTTGCTGTCAAATCGCCCATTATCCCCCTACACACATGGTTACCAGATACCCATGGAGAAGCACATTACAGTACTTGTATGCTTCTAGCcggaattttattaaaaatgggAGCGTATGGATTAATTCGAATCAATATGGAATTATTACCTCATGCCCATTCTATATTTTCTCCTTGGTTGATGATAATAGGTACAATACAAATAATCTATGCAGCTTTAACATCTCTTGGCCAAcggaatttaaaaaaaagaatagcCTATTCCTCTGTCTCTCATATGGGTTTCATAATTATAGGAATTAGTTCTCTAACCGACACGGGACTTAATGGAGCCCTTTTACAAATAATATCTCATGGATTTATTGGTGCTGCACTTTTTTTCTTGGCGGGAACGACTTATGATAGAATCCGCCTTGTTTATCTTGACGAAATGGGCGGAATAGCTATTCCAATGCCAAAAATGTTCACGATGTTCAGTAGCTTTTCGATGGCTTCCCTTGCATTACCAGGTATGAGTGGTTTTGTTGCCGAATTGATAGTATTTTTTGGAATAATTACCGGCCAAAAATAtcttttaattccaaaaatactaattactTTTGTAATGGCAATTGGAATGATATTAACTCCTATTTATTCATTATCTATGTCACGCCAGATGTTCTATGGATACAAGCTATTTAATGCCCCGAAGGATTCTTTTTTTGATTCTGGACCGCGAGAGTTATTTCTTTCGATCTCCATCTTTTTACCCGTAATAGGTATTGGTATATACCCGGATTTCGTTCTTTCATTAGCAGTTGACAAGGTCGAAGTTATTCTATCTAATTTTTTTTATAGATAATTTGGATGACTGAAATAAAAAAAACCTATGTTTGTTTTGAAAAACATTCTTggacaatgaaaaaaagaagactttttttcttctcttaacTCTTAAGTTAAGTAAAAACAATGAAATTGAACTACATATGGTAGAAAACCGTGTGAATCAAATATTGTATTGATGATTCACACGGTCCGCACGCTGGTTCATACAATGCGCCGCCCGCTCTTGTATTTGTAATAACTTGTCTTGAATTCAATTAAATGTTGATGGAAAAGAACCATAACTATGTAACCCTATTCCTAAAAGATTGACCCCAAAATAGCATATCCAAATTATAAGAAAGCCTATAGACGCTACAATTGCAGAATTTGCACCCCGCAAATTTCTATTTGTTCGAGTATGTAAATAAATTGCAAATACGATCCAAGTAATAAATGCCCAAGTTTCTTTTGGGTCCCAATTCCAATACGACCCCCACGCTTCATTAGCCCATACCGCTCCCGAAAGGATTCCTATGGTTAAAAAAGTAAATCCTAAACTAATAACCCGATAACTCCAATAATCCAATTGTTGAATCAATTGGGACCTGTAATAATTTTTAGCAGAAAAAAAAGAAGTATTTTGTAAAACATTTTCACCCAAGAAAAATGACTCGTTTAAAAAACCATTGCTCTTATAAAAAAGCTGTCTGTTTTTTCGAAATGTAATCACTAGAAGTGCTACTGATAATAATGATCCACATAAAAGAGCTGCATAGCCCAATATCATCATAC
Coding sequences:
- the LOC104243931 gene encoding coatomer subunit delta-like; this translates as MVVLAASIISKSGKALVSRQFVDMSRIRIEGYLAAFPKLVGTGKQHTYVETENVRYVYQPIESLYLLLVTNKQSNILEDLETLRLLSKLVPEYCHCLDEEGISQTAFELIFAFDEVISLGHKENVTVAQVKQYGEMESHEEKLHKLVLQSKINETKDVMKRKASEIDKSKIEKNRGEKGGFMSLQSMGSGRIDTGFGSNTNLSSLGGGGFGSGSGLGPSTDLDSFSTKSKGRPAASATAPPKGLGMQLGKTQRANQFLESLKAEGEVIVEDVRPSIGQSKPAAPPPTDPVTLTVEEKINVTLKRDGGIGNFDVQGTLSLQILNQEDGYIQVQVETSGNPGILFKTHPNINKELFSKENILGLKDPNRPFPANQSGDGVNLLKWRMQSADESILPLTINCWPSVSGNETYVNIEYETPAQIDLQNAVISVPLPALREAPRIQQIDGEWRYDSRNAVLEWSIVLIDNSNRSGSLEFVVPAADPDVFFPISARFTASRTFSDLKVANILPLKGGSAPKFSQRMLLATENYHVV